From the genome of Scyliorhinus canicula chromosome 20, sScyCan1.1, whole genome shotgun sequence:
CCAGGGCAGGAACCTCCGTACCCCCGAGCTCATTGCCCAGGAGTGAGGAtagctgctcacctcctcggctccccgcagcAGCTCTTCTGCCAGGTTCAGGTTTTTCAAAAGCCGTACTAATCGGGCGcctgcgtgaccacttgctgggatgACCACTGGCTCACGGGTTGAGGCCATGAGGTAGAGGGTCTTTCCCGTTAATTGAATGGAGATTGGCCTGAACTGCTGTTTATTGGTTTCTTGCTGCGGCAGGATTTCACcaacgggagcgggctggttagaaCGTACCATGATCGGTGCCTGGGGTGGTTCTTGATTCTGGGCTCTCCCGCCATCCAATGACCTCGTCGCGCTCTCACTCAGGCACAATGCAGTCAATAAATCACGTCACTGTATCGTTGTGTAACATTTGTGTAATAACTTTATTTGGTCTAATTTTTCAATTGCACAATAccacaaaatattttttcaaagatTTGTATTTATCCAGCTCCTCACATGACCACAGGGGATGGTGTCCCAAATTGCCCAACAGCCAATGAGGAGCTGCTGAGGTGTGCAGTCATTGTTGTCATGTGGGACACATGGCAGCCATTTAGTGCACAAAATACTCCCCAAAAAACattgtgacaatgaccagattcTCTGTTACTGGAATGTCGACTGAGGAATAAAAATTGGCCGGGGGCATGGGGGCGATTTCCtcagctcttctttgaaatagcgtCTCAGgaacataataacataagaactaggagcaggagtcggccatctggcccctcgagcctgctccgccattcaatgagatcatggctgatcttttgcggactcagctccactttccggcccgaacaccataacccttaatccctttattcttcaaaaaactatctatctttaccttaaaaacatttaatcaaggagcctcaactgcttcactgggcaaggaattccatagattcacaaccctttgggtgaagaagtttctcctaatcaTTTGTATTCATCCAAGAGGCAGATGGtgaggcctcagtttaatatctcacctgttcagtcacattgCAATGAGCTGAATTATAAAGATGCAATGACTTTAATGAGAAGCACATCAACGTGTTTATCTTATTCATTTTACAGCAACTGTCAGTATTTGGAATTCAGCAAGTCGACTAAatgagaagaaaatacagtccctTCGTCACCATTTATCTGACAATGTTCAAATGAAATCTTATCCTCGTCCCATTTCCTTTCCAGAGAAAAGCCAAGAGCTACGTTACTCCCAGCCTCTGCCTGAGAACAACCCAGAGGTCCCTAAATCCCATATCGTTACTTTGCCTGATAACAACAATGTAAATGCTCCTCATCCCCATTCCGGAGCTTTGCCCGAGGGCAATGCCATAGCTTATTATCCCTATCCTTTACCGAAGGTAAACAAACTAGATTCGCCTTTACGCCGTCCTCATCCTTTGCATCCTCAGAACAAACCAATTTTTACCCAAGATTTTCCTCGTCCCTATCTTGTAAATTCTCCTCACAACTATCCTACGAAAGCCAGTGTGATTATTCCTGAGATCCGTCCTTACCCTCATTCCTATCCTCATCCCTATCcctttatgaacaaaaacaaattactgccttTTAACTATCCGGAAATGGATCCCTCTTCAGAGCATGAGTCAGACGTAGAACCGGCCCATTCTCCAGAGAATGCGACAGAAATGGAACCTTATGGTTCCTTAGAGGATGAGCTCGAGCAAGACATTGATTCCTCTGCAGAGGACGACACAGAAAAGGACATGGTTCTTTCTTCAGAGAACCAGGTGCAAAAGGAACCTCCAATCACTGCGATCAATCTCCATGTCAAGCAAGCATCTTGTTTAATTGGGTGGATTTATAATAAGCAAATATCTGCCTGTTACAACTTTTTCCAAGTAAAAATGACTTGGATACAAGCCGAGGTAAGAGTCTGGATGTGCTTATTGTTACTTCACTTATTTAAATAGCTTTAATAAGAAAGAAAATAACATAAAATAATGTTCCATTTCTTTTTGTTTGTATGCATCTGATTAACAAAGTCCACTCTGTCACACGTGCAATATTATCTGCAAATTGTGCGGTAATTTAAAAATATGGGAGTTACATACAAAGCCTTTCTGGTTCTTGAAAACCTTGCAACAAGTAATTGATACTAGTGATATAGGATTACTGGATTTCTACAGCAAAGCTTCACTATAATAAGTAGCTACTTGTGTTGTTAAGAATGCAACTAAATACAGTAATGCAAGATATCAGATTCAATCCCCTTTTTGGACTGGATTAATAACTGCAGCAGCGTTACCTCTTCTTGGAGGAAAGGATCACGTGATAATTCCGAAAGATTGATCAATAGAATAAAAGAAGGAGCAGAGTTGATGTAATCATTACTGCACAGGTCGGCATTTTCAGGAAAGTGGGATAGATGGTGGAGTGCTGACAGAATCAGAGCTTGGATAAGGTTATATTTTATATTCTTCAAACTTCATTCCTTGGCTTCAAAGCAAGACTTGAAATTGCTGTCCAGTGAGAACTCCCAGGATTTATCTCTAAATATTTAATGAAATGTTTAACTATATAATGATTGATGTACTGGTCAATCTCCCAGGATTGTGCGCATGGTGCTCAGAATCAATTCCCTCCCACTTCCCGGTGTGGGACGTCCCAGGCGGGCAGCAGGCAAATTTTGTCTAACCTCCTCAGTTGCCCAATTGTAGCATTGCGCCAGTGGGCCCCACTCTGGTGGCCGATGAACACTCTATAGGTCCCAGCAGCCTGCTTCCTTATCACATATTCCGGCCAGTCTATACATTGGCAGCTTTGCTCCTGTTAAATAGGAGACGCACTCCACAGAAGGAAGCTGTCAATACTACAAGAAGACGTTAAATAGATGAAGTCCAGTGGAAGAGAGAGGGCTTTGAAGTTTGCGGATATAGTGCTCAAGGCCCCAGTAATGGAAGTTGAAAAGGGGAGAGAAGCCAAGAAGCTAGAGGCTTTGGGTGCCTGGGGGCACAACTTGCATAGGTTTGATGCACCCACTCCACTTCCATGGACATATTGTGGCCTGAGTGGATgctttgggtagcagggtagcatggtggttagcataaatgcttcacagctccagggtcccaagttcgattcccggctgggtcactgtctgtgtggagtctgcacgtcctccccctgtgtgcgtgggtttcctccgggtgctccggtttcctcccacagtccaaagatgtgcgggttaggtggattggctatgctaaattgcccgtagtgtcctaataaaatgtaaggttaagggggtggttgttgggttacgggtatagggtggatacgtgggtttgagtagggtgatcaaggctcggcacaacattgagggccgaagggcctgttctgtgctgtactgttctatgttctatgtgctgtactcctctcagcccaggtctaaCTGATCTCCACTGCAAGCTGCCAAACACACACGTCGTCTGGCTTCTCAGCACTGATCTAAAGGCATAGGGAGGATCACATCAgagcaggcagcatggtagcatagtggttagcacaattgcttcacagctccaggttcccagttcgattcccggctgggtcactgtctgtgcggagtctgcacatcctccccgtgtgtgcatgggtttcctccgggtgctccggtttcctcccacactccaaagatgtgctggttaggtggattggccaggctaaattgtccttagtgtccaaaattgcccttagtgttgggtggggttactgggttatggggatagggtggaggtgtggaccttgggtagggtgctctttccaggagccggtggagactcgatgggccgaatggcctccttctgcactgtaaattctgtgatcaatCGTCCAGAGCCCAGGCACCTCACAACAATCCTGCTGGAGATATTATTAGTTTTATCTTTATTGAAAATGGGTGGGAATCTGCAGCCATATTAAAGGTGATGGAACGAAACTGAGCAATGAAAAATAGATCACACAGTATTTTATTTCAATTTCAAGATGGCGTGTCAAAACTATGCAGCAGGCGGTCATCTTACCTCCATCCACAACGACGATCACAATCATTTCATTCGGGGTTTGATAAAGCAAAGGAATCCAAAGGAACCCAGCGCTTGGATTGGGCTGAGTGATTGCCACAAGGTAAAGATGATGGGATGATTGGACATTTACTGTCACAGCAACATTCATATATTAACCAAACATCTCAATGTTTCTACAAATATCATCGTTTACCATGAATGAAGCAACAGAATGTGTCATAAATAATCCAGACAATCACCCTCTAAACCAGCCGTCCCCTGGACCCCAATCACAGcacttccctctcccctcctatCCTGGACCTCCTCCTTCTCAAGAAATCCACCCTATGTTATGCAATTCATTGGAATTGCTCTTTCTTGATTCCAATCTTATCTATATGAAGATTGTTATAGACTTTGTAACATACCATCCAGTTACTTCGAGAAACCCCATCCTTGCCCCTTTCTCCCTCATCTACAAGCTGCCTTGACGTGAATCTTTCAAATAAACATTGACAATGCTCAGTTCTGTttctccactatctctgtagacGGTTCCACTGATTCAGTGATGTTAGATTACAGACACCCAGTCCTGGCGGAGACCCAGGGTGGAATTCTTCCATCTGGGACTAGGGCATGAGGCAGGGGCGGAAACGGGGAGTGTTTGCCACTGCAGAGGCCAATGGGAAGGCACGCCATAACCTCCAGCCCAAATCTCATTCATTATGCACCTGGGCATTTAACGCCATATTCTTGGTGCAGTGATGATGATACCATGCGTGCCGCCGACATATCTGGGTGCCATGGTGAAATCATACCCAACTTCACTCATGCATcggtgaagaaagaagatggattccgcgaaaagaagatggatctccaggaacacacTGAGACTGGAAAGTGGACCTCCTGAATCTGAAGATCCACCTGGAGATACTCCCCC
Proteins encoded in this window:
- the LOC119955312 gene encoding uncharacterized protein LOC119955312 — translated: MKARTVLLLTALLYIDAAATVSIWNSASRLNEKKIQSLRHHLSDNVQMKSYPRPISFPEKSQELRYSQPLPENNPEVPKSHIVTLPDNNNVNAPHPHSGALPEGNAIAYYPYPLPKVNKLDSPLRRPHPLHPQNKPIFTQDFPRPYLVNSPHNYPTKASVIIPEIRPYPHSYPHPYPFMNKNKLLPFNYPEMDPSSEHESDVEPAHSPENATEMEPYGSLEDELEQDIDSSAEDDTEKDMVLSSENQVQKEPPITAINLHVKQASCLIGWIYNKQISACYNFFQVKMTWIQAEMACQNYAAGGHLTSIHNDDHNHFIRGLIKQRNPKEPSAWIGLSDCHKEGTYLWTDGSMLDFGKWCENQPDDETETENCVNINSEGVGGKWYDRICSDELPFICSYKLN